A genomic window from Triticum urartu cultivar G1812 chromosome 7, Tu2.1, whole genome shotgun sequence includes:
- the LOC125521913 gene encoding E3 ubiquitin ligase BIG BROTHER-related-like — MEGPKGNGGEKPSADQNHSPNTPAAAGAGGDDVSAAAVGRRPFTALSQEEADLALARVLQEQERAYMMLSAHGGDGSDYDASDAGSYDYYEEEVEGIEGDEGSDYEEEGDEDEEVGDAEGPELDPARYEDDEAYARALQDAEEREVAQRLMALAGITDLGEEMEHDVEDGEDEEDGDSAQDAWEDVDPDEYSYEELVALGEVVGTESRGVSADTLASLPSVTYQAEDNQDSNMEQCVICRVEFEESESLVALPCKHSYHSDCIKQWLQLNKVCPMCSAEVSTPGNNEA; from the exons atggaGGGCCCCAAGGGAAACGGCGGCGAGAAGCCCAGCGCGGACCAAAACCATAGCCCCAATACTCCCGCCGCAGCCGGGGCCGGAGGGGACGACGTGTCGGCCGCCGCGGTAGGGAGGCGGCCGTTCACCGCCTTAAGCCAGGAGGAGGCCGACCTCGCCCTCGCGCGCGTCCTCCAGGAGCAG GAGCGGGCGTACATGATGCTGAGCGCGCACGGCGGGGACGGCAGCGACTACGATGCCTCGGACGCTGGGAGCTACGACTACTACGAAGAGGAAGTGGAAGGGATCGAAGGCGACGAGGGGAGCGACTACGAGGAGGAGGGGGACGAGGACGAGGAGGTGGGCGACGCGGAGGGGCCCGAATTGGACCCCGCGCGGTACGAGGACGACGAGGCGTATGCGCGGGCCCTGCAGGATGCCGAGGAGCGCGAGGTCGCCCAGCGGCTCATGGCGCTCGCTGGGATCACTGATT TAGGGGAAGAGATggagcatgatgttgaagatggCGAAGATGAGGAAGATGGGGATAGCGCACAG GATGCATGGGAAGATGTTGATCCAGACGAATACTCGTATGAG GAGCTGGTTGCATTGGGTGAAGTGGTTGGTACGGAAAGCAGAGGTGTTTCTGCCGATACTTTGGCTTCATTGCCTTCAGTAACTTACCAAGCAGAAGATAATCAAGACAGCAACATGGAACA ATGTGTTATTTGCCGTGTGGAATTTGAGGAAAGTGAATCATTGGTTGCACTTCCTTGCAAGCATTCATATCATTCTGACTGCATAAAACAGTGGCTGCAGTTAAACAAG GTATGCCCTATGTGCAGTGCAGAAGTTTCTACACCGGGTAACAACGAGGCATGA
- the LOC125523505 gene encoding chaperone protein dnaJ 11, chloroplastic-like: protein MISPPPVMQSSAARPALAGFRQAAACSSSRRSVRCAVAVASAAPAGRCTLYEVLGLRAGATGGEIKAAYRRLARERHPDVAGAAGDDFIRLHDAYATLSDPDARARYDRDVVVQAYAQPPASRPNGVWGRPRRTWETDQCW, encoded by the coding sequence ATGATTTCACCGCCCCCGGTGATGCAATCCTCCGCGGCGAGGCCCGCGCTGGCCGGGTTCCGCCAGGCCGCCGCCTGCTCCAGCTCCCGCCGGTCGGTCCGGTGCGCGGTGGCCGTCGCGTCGGCGGCGCCGGCCGGGAGGTGCACGCTGTACGAGGTGCTCGGGCTGCGGGCCGGCGCCACGGGCGGCGAGATCAAGGCCGCGTACCGGCGACTGGCTCGGGAGCGGCACCCGGACGTGGCCGGCGCGGCCGGCGACGACTTCATCCGCCTGCACGACGCCTACGCCACGCTCTCCGACCCGGACGCCCGCGCGCGCTACGACCGCGACGTCGTCGTGCAGGCCTACGCGCAGCCGCCCGCTTCCAGGCCGAACGGCGTCTGGGGCCGGCCTCGCCGCACGTGGGAGACAGACCAGTGCTGGTAG
- the LOC125523506 gene encoding uncharacterized protein LOC125523506, producing the protein MAMGAGSTAVGASCGAATVSRGVVSTTSASPSATVVAFSGATDSLATKSPESTQSVETATVATTILMDQAEEGDEAWHLTGGSIYIPWRDATILKRCIGSRRTGERRRLRRTQASVWVQPLVRWTKRDFP; encoded by the exons ATGGCCATGGGCGCGGGGAGCACCGCGGTGGGCGCGTCCTGTGGCGCGGCGACCGTGTCCCGGGGTGTGGTGAGCACCACGAGCGCCTCTCCTAGCGCCACGGTGGTCGCGTTCAGCGGCGCGACGGATAGCCTGGCGACGAAATCGCCGGAGTCTACCCAGTCCGTGGAAACGGCGACCGTAGCGACGACCATCCTCATGGATCAGGCGGAGGAAGGAGACGAGGCTTGGCATCTCACCGGCG GGAGTATATATATCCCCTGGAGAGACGCGACGATCCTGAAGAGATGCATCGGTTCCAGGCGGACGGGAGAGAGGCGACGGTTGCGACGGACACAGGCGTCCGTGTGGGTGCAACCGCTCGTTCGATGGACAAAGAGAGATTTCCCTTAG